A genome region from Eurosta solidaginis isolate ZX-2024a chromosome 2, ASM4086904v1, whole genome shotgun sequence includes the following:
- the LOC137242415 gene encoding E3 SUMO-protein ligase ZBED1-like — protein MAEVEATDEASGNGRIKGLSLVWKYFKKSTDKKLAKCLIYQKVYRTSGNTSNLRDHLKRMQPNMENENDRCSSGSSSILSSMRSIESHFKRGAEYDPTSSRKKEIDKALARLIGVDLQPFSIVNDEGFRSYTKILDPRYVLSSKTTLKNVHIQNMYEQCRSKLRDLLSAVEYLAITTDCWTSAATESCITVTCQFIDPDFSMRTAVLSTMPLLEATNHNADNIAKSLHNIFINYDILDKVTYIVTDNASNITKACEILKKKNLPCLAHTLNLVVQNSLLQDKDNIHLAPLLQKCKTIVTFFKKKFKCN, from the exons ATGGCCGAAGTTGAAGCCACTGACGAAGCTAGCGGAAATGGGAGGATTAAGGGGCTATCTTTG GtatggaaatattttaaaaagtctACCGACAAGAAGTTGGCTAAATGTCTTATATACCAAAAAGTATATAGGACAAGTGGCAACACGTCCAATTTGCGTGACCATTTGAAGAGAATGCAACCCAACATGGAAAATGAAAATGATCGTTGCTCAAGCGGCTCCAGTAGCATCCTATCATCAATGCGTTCAATAGAATCGCATTTCAAAAGAGGTGCCGAATATGATCCTACATCATcgcgaaaaaaagaaattgataagGCTTTGGCTAGACTAATTGGAGTTGACTTGCAGCCTTTCAGTATTGTTAATGATGAAGGATTTAGATCCTATACAAAAATACTAGATCCACGGTATGTGTTATCGAGCAAAACCACTTTAAAAAACGTacatatacaaaatatgtatgagcAATGCCGGTCAAAGCTGCGTGATTTACTCTCAGCTGTTGAGTACCTCGCTATAACAACGGATTGCTGGACTTCGGCCGCCACGGAAAGTTGCATAACAGTAACGTGTCAATTTATTGATCCAGACTTTAGTATGCGAACGGCAGTACTATCAACTATGCCATTACTTGAAGCCACTAATCACAACGCTGACAACATTGCCAAATCTTtgcataatatttttattaactatGATATTTTGGATAAGGTTACATACATTGTTACTGATAATGCTTCTAATATAACTAAGGCGTgcgaaattttgaaaaagaagAATCTTCCATGTTTGGCCCACACTTTGAACTTGGTAGTACAAAATAGTCTATTGCAAGACAAGGACAACATACATCTGGCTCCTCTGCTACAAAAGTGTAAAACGATTGTCAcattctttaaaaaaaagttcaaatgcAACTGA